The genomic DNA CTCGAGCATCATGCCAGTTGTTCGGAAGAGAACGTGGCGGAAGTTTTTCAGCGAATGAAATCTCAAGTTGCGCCCTCTGGCGACCCGTCACTCATCAAGCGCATTCAAGAAGAGACCTCTTCCCATTTTAAGACGAACAATTAAACGACCAGTTTATGACTGACGACAATTCTCAACATGATGCCGAGCTGCTGCAGATGCGGGAGATTTCGAAATCATTCAGCTCTGTGCAGGTTCTGAATGATGTCAGCCTGAGCCTGAAACGTGGAGAAGTTCTCGCGCTTCTCGGAGAAAACGGGGCAGGCAAAAGCACGTTGATGAAAATTCTGTGCGGAATCCATCCCCCTTCGAAAGGCGTTGTTCTTGTTGATGGTCAGCCACTTCCTCCGGGCAATCCGCTTGCCGCACAACGTGCGGGGGTGAGTGTCATACATCAGGAATTCAACCTCATCCCTGCCCTGTCGGTTCGCGAAAACCTTTTTCTGGGGCAAGAGACTTCCATCTGGAAACGGTTACCAGCTCAACTTGAAAAAAGTCGTGCAGCGAAAATCTTCAAGAAACTCAAAGTCGATATTGACGCTGAGGAGCGTTGCGGCAACTTAACGGTCGCCGAGCAACAACTCGTGGAAATTGCCAAGGCCTTGCTTCTCGATTCCAAGCTTATTGTGATGGATGAGCCAACAGCAGCGTTGTCACCACAAGAAGTTGACGGTCTCTTTGAAGTGATTGGTGAATTGAAATCACAAGGGATTTCGATCATCTACATCAGCCATCGTCTGAATGAAATTTTTGCCGTTTGCGATCAGGTCACCGTACTTCGAGACGGGAATTACGTCGGCACACAGAAAACGTCTGAACTGACCAGAGATCGTCTCATCGAGATGATGGTCGGTCGAACGTTGGAGCAAGAGTTCCCAAAACGGGTGGCGGAGATTGGTGAGGAACGGCTTCAAGCAGACGGACTGTCGAGAGGGAGCAAAGTGAAAAATGTTTCTCTCTCGGTCAAACGTGGAGAAATTGTCGCGCTGACCGGTCTGATCGGGGCGGGGCGAACAGAAGTTGCTCGGCTTCTCTTCGGTGCGGATAAAAAAGAATCGGGAACAATGAGACTCGATGGTCAGCCGGTCAAAATTAACAACCCGCGACAAGCCATCGCTGCCGGAATTTGCCTACTTACTGAAGATCGTAAAGCACAAGGTCTGATCGTGAATCAGTCCGTACTACACAATTTCGGGCTTCCCAACCTTCGCAAGTTTTCAGGTTTCACCGGAATCGATCAGCGAGCTGAGCAAAACGCATTTGAATCGTATCAATCGCTCCTGCAAATCAAACTCGCGAACAGCAATCAAGCGGCCCGTACACTGTCGGGAGGAAATCAGCAGAAGGTTGTCCTGGCAAAATGGCTTGAACGAAATGCGGATGTCATCATTTTTGACGAACCGACACGAGGGATCGATGTCGGTGCAAAGTTTGAAATTTATCAACTGATGAATCAACTCACAGTTGTGGGGAAAGCGATTCTGATGATCACGAGCGAACTTCCTGAAGCGTTAGGGATGGCAGACCGGGTTTTGGTGATGCATGAAGGGAAATTGACCGGCGAAATCAATGATGTCGGCGCCGCGACTCAGGAACAGATCATGGATCTCGCGGTCCAATAAATGGTTGCGGAAAAATGCAACGGAATCGAATAAAATCATGATCAAACGGCTCCTCCATTCTGACTTCGTGACTCACTATGGCTCAGTGTTTGTCCTGCTTCTTCTGTGTGGGTACTACAGCTACGCCACGTATTCTGAACAGCATCCCATCACGCAAGCTGCCGGTACGGAACTTGGGAAACGAATTGCAAACGAGGTTGACGACGGAGGAGTCCTGATCGTCATACGTGAGACCACTGGCGATCAGGAATTTGCGACTGCAATTGAGAAAGAGCTGAAACGACTTGGCGTGACTGTGCTAGGAATCATTTCAGGAACACCGGCCGACTTGCGACAGCGAATAGAGCGACTCGGCGTCGAGAACAAGAAGCTGGACGTGATTGCAACGCATCAGCCAGGAACAGCTTTCGGTCCACTGCGGGAGCGTACACTCAACAAGCTCAAGGGAAAATATCCATCGCTGTCATCGGCTCAAGTCATCATTCCGAAGAGTTATTATTGGCCGACATTTCTGACCCGAGAAAATATCATCAATGTCATTAATCAGAATGCGGATGTTGCGATCATCGCGATTGGAATGACGATGGTCATCATTACTGCCGGAATCGATCTTTCTGTCGGCAGCCTGCTCGCCATCGCCGCAGTGATTACAGCGATTTCACTCGAGTCGTTCGGTGGAGCAAACGCATCGGTTGTGGTCATGATCGGCTGCGGACTTCTTGGGGTTCTTTCTTGTGCGGCGTGTGGACTTTTCAACGGTGTCATGGTGACCTGGTTTCGGGTCCCTGCTTTTATTGTCACACTGGCAACCCTGATGATCGCCCGTGGTCTCGCACTGATCCTCGCTGTCCGATACCAGTCCAGCTTGACTGGAGGCCGTACCGAGGGGACTCCGGAGTCGATTACGATTCAAGCTGAAGCCTTTTCCTGGCTGGGGAATGGGGAAGTCTTCGGGATCCCCAACCCGATTTTGTTGATGCTCGCCCTTTACTTCGTCGCCCATTACGTGATGAGCCAAACAGCCTTCGGGCGATACGTTTATGCGGTGGGTGGGAATCCAGAAGCAGCAAGGCTCTCTGGCGTTCCTGTGGTGGGAGTCTTGATTGCGGTGTACATCGTCTGTGCGACGATGGCAGGCATCGGTGGTGTTGTTGATGCGTCCCGATTTGAAGGAGGACGTCCAAATGCGGGTGACCTCTATGAACTGCAGGTCATCGCTGCTGTGGTTGTTGGAGGAACAAGTCTCGCCGGTGGGGAAGGAAAAATCTTCGGGACTTTGATCGGCGCAATGATTATTGCGGTCATCCAAAACGGTCTCAATATGGCTGGAGTAAAAAGCTATGAACAGAAAGTTGTCTTCGGAGGTTTGATCCTCGCAGCTGTCATTCTCGATCAACTCAAGAAACGCCGGTGATGTACAAGGAATGCTCAAGATCCTCTGTTGTCGACGAAGAATTTGAGCTAAGCCGATTGGGTGATCTCCCCAAATTTCGCACTCAACTGAGATTCACATTGAACTCTTCACCCGGTTACTTAATACTGAGACTTAATGCAAGTGTTTGTTGATGTGACGCGCCTGTCGGGGATTCGGTTTGAGGATCGATTTCTCGGCAAGGGATCGGTTCTTCATTGTTCACGAGATCAGTACGGTTGATGGCGAATGACAACTCATCGAAAAAGTGTGAGTACAGCTTCTCCCGGTCACCTGTCGAGGCGAAGGATGCTTGGCGCTTCTGCGGGGGCGGCGGGGCTTTCGCTGTCCTCTTTTCTGGCTGCCAAAGCGTCAGCTGGTTTGGCGAATGCG from Thalassoglobus polymorphus includes the following:
- a CDS encoding sugar ABC transporter ATP-binding protein, with product MTDDNSQHDAELLQMREISKSFSSVQVLNDVSLSLKRGEVLALLGENGAGKSTLMKILCGIHPPSKGVVLVDGQPLPPGNPLAAQRAGVSVIHQEFNLIPALSVRENLFLGQETSIWKRLPAQLEKSRAAKIFKKLKVDIDAEERCGNLTVAEQQLVEIAKALLLDSKLIVMDEPTAALSPQEVDGLFEVIGELKSQGISIIYISHRLNEIFAVCDQVTVLRDGNYVGTQKTSELTRDRLIEMMVGRTLEQEFPKRVAEIGEERLQADGLSRGSKVKNVSLSVKRGEIVALTGLIGAGRTEVARLLFGADKKESGTMRLDGQPVKINNPRQAIAAGICLLTEDRKAQGLIVNQSVLHNFGLPNLRKFSGFTGIDQRAEQNAFESYQSLLQIKLANSNQAARTLSGGNQQKVVLAKWLERNADVIIFDEPTRGIDVGAKFEIYQLMNQLTVVGKAILMITSELPEALGMADRVLVMHEGKLTGEINDVGAATQEQIMDLAVQ
- a CDS encoding ABC transporter permease, which codes for MIKRLLHSDFVTHYGSVFVLLLLCGYYSYATYSEQHPITQAAGTELGKRIANEVDDGGVLIVIRETTGDQEFATAIEKELKRLGVTVLGIISGTPADLRQRIERLGVENKKLDVIATHQPGTAFGPLRERTLNKLKGKYPSLSSAQVIIPKSYYWPTFLTRENIINVINQNADVAIIAIGMTMVIITAGIDLSVGSLLAIAAVITAISLESFGGANASVVVMIGCGLLGVLSCAACGLFNGVMVTWFRVPAFIVTLATLMIARGLALILAVRYQSSLTGGRTEGTPESITIQAEAFSWLGNGEVFGIPNPILLMLALYFVAHYVMSQTAFGRYVYAVGGNPEAARLSGVPVVGVLIAVYIVCATMAGIGGVVDASRFEGGRPNAGDLYELQVIAAVVVGGTSLAGGEGKIFGTLIGAMIIAVIQNGLNMAGVKSYEQKVVFGGLILAAVILDQLKKRR